One genomic segment of Gossypium arboreum isolate Shixiya-1 chromosome 3, ASM2569848v2, whole genome shotgun sequence includes these proteins:
- the LOC108475389 gene encoding protein FAR1-RELATED SEQUENCE 2-like, translated as MEKENLMERIVITESCIKGESGISEADKSKEDKVLIIESCLDGESGVTEIEKSKEEKILVTKSCAGDESRLCKLNLNQEPYEGMLFESMQAAKAFYDDYAKRMGFLTRIISSRKCELDGSIIHRRLACNKEGFNQNRQKSTRVRIRKRESKREGCMARMNVKREKPGKYIITKFVKEHNHPLFVTSGKDQPYTDDKDKKIQELSSKLNQANEELVSCREQLCAFLASIEEQANQLSKKVEGVVRNIKEVESRDHHSHNL; from the exons TGGAAAAGGAGAACCTCATGGAACGTATCGTGATAACAGAAAGTTGTATCAAAGGTGAATCTGGCATCAGCGAAGCTGACAAAAGCAAAGAAGATAAAGTTTTAATCATTGAAAGTTGTTTAGATGGCGAATCCGGTGTAACTGAAATCGAAAAAAGCAAAGAAGAAAAAATTCTAGTTACAAAAAGTTGTGCAGGAGATGAATCCCGATTATGCAAACTCAACCTAAACCAAGAACCATATGAGGGTATGCTATTTGAATCCATGCAAGCAGCAAAAGCTTTCTATGATGATTACGCTAAACGCATGGGTTTTTTAACACGAATTATCTCGTCCCGAAAGTGTGAGCTCGATGGATCGATCATCCATCGTCGACTTGCATGTAACAAAGAAGGTTTTAATCAGAACAGACAAAAGAGTACTCGTGTTCGGATTCGAAAGCGAGAGAGCAAACGAGAAGGGTGCATGGCGAGGATGAACGTGAAGAGAGAGAAACCCGGGAAATACATAATCACGAAATTCGTTAAGGAGCATAATCATCCTCTTTTTGTTACCTCAGGAAAAGATCAACCATATACT GATGACAAAGATAAGAAAATCCAGGAATTATCATCCAAGTTGAATCAGGCAAATGAAGAATTAGTGTCTTGTAGGGAACAATTATGTGCATTTTTGGCCTCCATCGAGGAACAAGCAAACCAGTTATCGAAAAAAGTCGAGGGTGTGGTTCGAAACATCAAAGAAGTTGAATCTAGAGATCATCACAGTCATAATTTGTAG